In a single window of the Anabas testudineus chromosome 17, fAnaTes1.2, whole genome shotgun sequence genome:
- the sdhc gene encoding succinate dehydrogenase cytochrome b560 subunit, mitochondrial, whose translation MALILRTFARQGVCLSRTQYGVLCRHAAPMGSSAKEEMDKFWAKNATLNRPMSPHLTIYKWSVPMMMSVAHRGTGIGLSGAVSAFAMAALVLPGNYPYYLDLIHSLSVGPYLIGLAKFGIALPLSYHTFNGIRHLLWDSGKGFKMPEVYRSGYTVIGLSIITSIALVLL comes from the exons ATGGCGCTGATTCTAAG GACGTTTGCCCGTCAGGGTGTCTGTCTCTCCAGAACACAGTATGGTGTCCTCTGCAGACA TGCTGCTCCAATGGGATCCTCAGCTAAAGAAGAGATGGATAAGTTTTGGGCCAAAAATGCCACTTTAAACCGACCCATGTCTCCACATCTCACCATCTACAA ATGGTCTGTCCCTATGATGATGTCCGTCGCACACAGAGGAACCGGCATAGGGCTCAGTGGAG CTGTCTCAGCCTTTGCAATGGCAGCACTGGTCCTACCAGGAAATTACCCCTACTACCTGGACTTGATCCACTCACTGTCAGTCGGCCCCTATCTCATCGGGCTGGCCAAGTTCGGCATCGCACTCCCCCTTTCTTACCACACCTTTAACGGCATCCGCCACTTG cTTTGGGACAGCGGCAAAGGCTTTAAAATGCCAGAGGTCTACCGCAGCGGCTACACAGTTATTGGTCTGTCCATCATCACCTCCATAGCTTTGGTTTTGCTCTGA